The following are encoded together in the Saliniramus fredricksonii genome:
- a CDS encoding phasin family protein: MMNQFEDMQKFGKESMDATMKAFGGVSMGAQAIAVESADFAKKSFEHGTSTMEKLVGAKSLDKAIEIQTDYVKSSYEALVAQSTKVGELYANLAKEMMKPVETAMAKTAAK; this comes from the coding sequence ATGATGAACCAATTCGAAGACATGCAGAAGTTCGGCAAGGAAAGCATGGACGCCACGATGAAGGCGTTCGGTGGTGTTTCCATGGGCGCCCAGGCCATCGCCGTCGAGAGCGCCGACTTCGCCAAGAAGTCCTTTGAGCACGGCACCTCCACCATGGAGAAGCTTGTCGGCGCCAAGTCGCTCGACAAGGCGATCGAAATTCAGACCGACTACGTCAAGAGCTCTTACGAGGCGCTCGTGGCCCAGTCGACGAAGGTCGGCGAACTCTACGCCAACCTCGCCAAGGAAATGATGAAGCCGGTCGAAACCGCGATGGCCAAAACCGCCGCGAAGTAA
- a CDS encoding D-alanyl-D-alanine carboxypeptidase produces the protein MVLRNIPLRCIASRFAAALVAIAMVLAASLIAPTPAHAYNPPYAAVVIDVKTGRTLHAENADATRFPASLTKVMTLYLVFEQLERGALRLDSPLRVSSRAAAEPPSKLGLRAGSTITVENAILALTTRSANDVATAIAENLGGSVDAFTREMTRTARALGMKRTTFRNAHGLPNREQVTTARDMAILAIAVQDRFPQYYHYFSRRNFAFNGTTHRNHNRLIGRVTGVDGIKTGFIRASGFNLMTNAKTNSRHIVTVVMGGRSGAHRDGIVERLVKNNLPHAFAGARQTPMMNAAGAVAFVPNVLPPARPADIGVPPAAFASASATGGPLDLASMRPAVAPERNAGNTATPASSGTLRQGAAAETAPEQSGGQVLSFAESTGSIPLPPADLGSRHVSREMAQGGEDAETVAPMQVASANAAAPLPPAATPAEPEPEPVAVSPWVVQIAAVDSKRAALEMLENARSRVGDPLSAAEPFTETVQTGGTTLHRARFSGFDSQGAARDACRQLERRGFACFASRS, from the coding sequence ATGGTTTTGCGTAATATTCCCCTGCGCTGCATCGCATCGCGCTTTGCCGCAGCGCTCGTGGCGATCGCCATGGTGCTGGCCGCAAGCCTCATCGCTCCCACGCCCGCACATGCCTATAATCCGCCCTATGCCGCCGTCGTCATCGACGTCAAGACGGGACGGACGCTGCATGCGGAGAACGCCGATGCGACGCGCTTTCCCGCATCGCTGACCAAGGTGATGACGCTTTACCTCGTCTTCGAGCAGCTGGAGCGCGGTGCGCTTCGCCTCGATTCGCCGCTGCGCGTTTCATCGCGCGCTGCCGCCGAGCCGCCCTCGAAGCTCGGCCTGCGCGCCGGATCGACGATCACGGTGGAGAATGCCATCCTTGCGCTGACGACCCGGTCGGCCAATGACGTCGCCACCGCGATCGCGGAAAACCTCGGCGGCAGTGTCGACGCCTTCACCCGTGAGATGACCCGTACGGCGCGGGCGCTGGGGATGAAGCGCACCACCTTCCGCAACGCACATGGTCTGCCCAATCGCGAACAGGTCACCACCGCACGCGACATGGCGATCCTCGCGATCGCCGTACAGGACCGCTTCCCGCAATATTATCACTATTTCTCCCGCCGCAACTTCGCCTTCAACGGCACCACGCATCGCAATCACAACCGCCTGATCGGACGCGTCACCGGTGTGGACGGCATCAAGACCGGCTTCATCCGCGCCTCGGGTTTCAACCTGATGACGAATGCCAAGACGAACAGCCGCCACATCGTCACCGTGGTGATGGGCGGGCGCTCCGGTGCGCATCGCGACGGAATCGTCGAGCGGCTGGTCAAGAACAATCTGCCGCACGCCTTTGCGGGCGCCCGTCAGACGCCGATGATGAATGCCGCCGGCGCGGTGGCCTTCGTGCCGAATGTCCTGCCGCCCGCGCGCCCCGCCGATATCGGCGTGCCGCCGGCTGCTTTCGCCAGCGCCTCGGCCACCGGCGGTCCGCTCGATCTCGCCTCCATGCGCCCCGCCGTGGCGCCCGAACGCAATGCCGGCAACACCGCGACGCCGGCTTCTTCCGGCACGCTGCGTCAGGGTGCTGCCGCCGAAACGGCGCCGGAACAGAGTGGCGGGCAAGTGCTCTCTTTCGCCGAGTCGACCGGTTCGATTCCGCTGCCGCCTGCTGATCTGGGTTCACGTCATGTTTCCCGGGAAATGGCGCAAGGCGGTGAAGATGCCGAGACCGTGGCGCCCATGCAGGTCGCGAGCGCGAATGCCGCTGCGCCGCTGCCGCCGGCTGCGACACCGGCCGAGCCCGAGCCGGAGCCCGTCGCGGTTTCGCCCTGGGTCGTGCAGATCGCCGCAGTCGATTCGAAGCGCGCCGCCCTGGAGATGCTGGAAAATGCCCGTAGCCGTGTCGGTGACCCGCTCAGCGCAGCCGAGCCTTTCACCGAAACGGTCCAGACCGGGGGAACGACGCTGCATCGCGCGCGCTTCTCGGGCTTTGACAGCCAGGGCGCGGCGCGCGACGCCTGCCGCCAGCTGGAGCGTCGCGGCTTTGCCTGTTTCGCGTCGCGCAGCTGA
- a CDS encoding cupin domain-containing protein, producing the protein MSPNQTRTDAARDPAAEFVVTHAKDAQFDGGLRGFFEYRDLGMKPVTDGRIQAHVIRAKPGDAASGEWHYHVLDFQMVYVLKGWVRFEYDGVGEVLLEAGSCVNQPPGILHREIEHSQDLELLEITSPAEFETVAAKPEGR; encoded by the coding sequence ATGAGCCCGAATCAGACAAGGACGGATGCAGCGCGCGATCCCGCCGCCGAATTCGTCGTGACCCATGCGAAGGACGCGCAGTTCGACGGCGGTCTGCGCGGTTTCTTCGAATACCGCGATCTTGGCATGAAGCCGGTCACGGATGGGCGTATCCAGGCCCATGTCATCCGCGCCAAGCCCGGTGATGCGGCTTCAGGCGAATGGCATTACCACGTGCTCGACTTCCAGATGGTCTATGTGCTCAAGGGCTGGGTGCGGTTCGAATATGACGGGGTCGGGGAGGTGCTGCTCGAAGCCGGCTCCTGCGTGAACCAGCCGCCCGGCATCCTGCATCGCGAAATCGAACATTCGCAGGATCTGGAATTGCTGGAAATCACCTCGCCGGCGGAGTTCGAAACCGTTGCCGCCAAACCGGAGGGGCGGTGA
- a CDS encoding integration host factor subunit alpha, which yields MAGKTVTRADLSEAVYQRVGLSRTESAQLVESVLGEICETLEQGETVKLSSFGSFVVREKGERIGRNPKTGVEVPIEPRRVMVFKPSNVMKARINGDNDSEGE from the coding sequence ATGGCGGGCAAGACCGTGACCCGGGCCGATCTGTCGGAGGCCGTCTATCAACGTGTCGGGCTTTCGCGCACCGAATCGGCGCAATTGGTCGAATCCGTGCTCGGCGAGATCTGTGAAACCCTCGAGCAGGGGGAGACGGTGAAGCTGTCCTCCTTCGGCTCCTTCGTCGTGCGCGAGAAGGGCGAGCGGATCGGGCGCAATCCGAAAACCGGCGTCGAGGTGCCGATCGAGCCGCGCCGCGTCATGGTCTTCAAGCCGTCCAACGTGATGAAGGCCAGGATCAACGGCGACAACGATTCCGAAGGCGAATGA
- a CDS encoding CoA transferase: MTGRADSGTQPSAGARDAAGQGPLGGLRIVESTAFIAAPLSTMSLAQLGAEVIRLDAPEGGLDYRRYPHAPAGASLYWSFLNRGKRSVTLDLRRQEDRERAAALICAPGEGNGIFVTNLPLKGELTFEALAARRPDVIVLSLDGSPDGATAIDYTVNAACGVAMMTGPQGVAGPVNNAMPFWDVICGKTIALGLLAAERERRLTGRGQHVKLSLSDVAMASMANVGILAEAELTGASRPRDGNWIYGTFGTDFPTSDGARIMLVAVTGKQWQALIAVMGLEARMQALATAFAADLTREEERYRIRHAIAALMGEWVAARNLDEIAAAFAGTAVCWSPFRDVAQMLAQDWRASIRNPMFQTVDHPGIGPVLTPASPLRFSNHDGEGARAGAHPAPVLGADTAGVLGGGD, encoded by the coding sequence GGGCAGGGGCCGCTCGGCGGGTTGCGGATCGTCGAATCGACCGCCTTCATTGCCGCCCCGCTCTCCACCATGAGCCTTGCGCAGCTCGGCGCCGAGGTGATCCGCCTCGATGCGCCGGAGGGCGGGCTCGATTACCGGCGTTATCCGCATGCGCCGGCGGGGGCGAGCCTCTACTGGAGCTTCCTCAACCGGGGCAAGCGCTCCGTCACCCTGGATCTGCGCCGGCAAGAGGATCGCGAACGCGCCGCCGCGCTGATCTGCGCGCCGGGCGAGGGCAACGGCATTTTCGTGACCAACCTGCCGCTCAAGGGCGAACTCACTTTCGAGGCGCTGGCCGCGCGCCGTCCGGACGTGATCGTGCTCAGCCTCGATGGCAGCCCGGACGGGGCGACGGCGATCGATTACACGGTGAACGCGGCCTGCGGCGTCGCCATGATGACCGGACCGCAGGGCGTTGCCGGGCCTGTCAACAACGCCATGCCGTTCTGGGACGTGATCTGCGGCAAGACCATCGCGCTGGGCCTGCTCGCCGCCGAGCGCGAGCGCCGCCTCACCGGGCGCGGCCAGCATGTGAAGCTGAGCCTCTCCGACGTTGCCATGGCCTCGATGGCGAATGTCGGGATCCTCGCCGAGGCGGAGCTCACGGGCGCGTCCCGTCCGCGCGACGGCAACTGGATCTACGGCACGTTCGGCACCGATTTCCCCACAAGCGACGGCGCGCGCATCATGCTCGTCGCGGTGACCGGCAAGCAATGGCAGGCGCTGATCGCGGTGATGGGGCTCGAAGCCCGCATGCAGGCGCTCGCCACCGCCTTCGCGGCCGATCTCACCCGCGAGGAAGAGCGCTACCGCATCCGCCACGCCATCGCCGCGCTGATGGGGGAATGGGTTGCGGCGCGCAATCTCGACGAGATCGCAGCCGCCTTTGCGGGCACGGCAGTGTGCTGGAGCCCGTTCCGCGACGTGGCACAGATGCTCGCGCAGGACTGGCGGGCGAGCATCCGTAATCCAATGTTCCAGACGGTCGACCATCCCGGCATCGGCCCGGTCCTGACCCCGGCCTCGCCGCTGCGCTTTTCGAATCATGATGGGGAAGGCGCGCGGGCCGGTGCGCATCCCGCGCCGGTGCTCGGAGCGGATACGGCGGGGGTGTTGGGGGGTGGGGATTGA
- a CDS encoding uracil-DNA glycosylase, which produces MHTAEDQRAALTALLEFYAASGVDVALDEVPIDRFAEEREKRAREAEHRAAGIDARARAADSIRAPSGDRPPAAARSASPATPASLDPQEAVAGAHARAAAATDLAMLRDNLAGFDGCGLKLSAKSLVFADGTPGARVMLVGEAPGSEEDRQGKPFVGRSGQLLDRMLAAIGLDRSSVYIGNVIPWRPPGNRPPTPQEAAACMPFIRRQIELADPDFLICLGERAAQALLEINTGIHKARGRWQDYDTGKRVIPAMATLNPGFLRQQPSQKRLAWRDLRTLRRALDAGSGGAATGSDAGG; this is translated from the coding sequence ATGCACACGGCTGAGGATCAGCGGGCGGCTTTGACGGCATTGCTCGAATTCTATGCCGCGTCCGGCGTCGACGTGGCGCTGGACGAGGTGCCGATCGACCGCTTCGCCGAGGAGCGGGAGAAGCGCGCGCGCGAAGCCGAGCACCGCGCTGCCGGGATCGATGCCCGTGCCCGCGCCGCCGACAGCATCCGCGCGCCATCCGGCGATCGGCCGCCGGCAGCCGCCCGCTCCGCGTCACCCGCAACCCCCGCCAGCCTCGATCCGCAGGAAGCCGTCGCCGGCGCACATGCGCGCGCGGCTGCCGCGACCGATCTCGCCATGCTGCGCGACAATCTCGCCGGTTTCGACGGCTGCGGGCTCAAGCTTTCCGCGAAATCGCTGGTCTTCGCCGACGGGACGCCGGGCGCGCGGGTCATGCTCGTCGGCGAGGCGCCGGGATCGGAGGAGGACCGGCAGGGCAAGCCCTTCGTCGGGCGCTCGGGCCAGTTGCTCGACCGCATGCTCGCCGCGATCGGGCTCGACCGCTCCAGCGTCTATATCGGCAACGTCATCCCCTGGCGCCCGCCCGGCAACCGCCCCCCGACGCCACAGGAGGCTGCGGCCTGCATGCCCTTCATCCGCCGCCAGATCGAACTGGCCGACCCCGATTTCCTGATCTGCCTCGGTGAGCGAGCGGCCCAGGCGCTGCTGGAGATCAATACCGGCATCCACAAGGCGCGCGGGCGCTGGCAGGATTACGACACCGGCAAACGCGTGATCCCCGCCATGGCAACCCTGAATCCGGGCTTTCTGCGGCAACAGCCCTCACAGAAACGCCTCGCCTGGCGGGACCTGCGCACGCTGCGCCGCGCGCTCGATGCGGGCTCGGGCGGCGCTGCGACGGGGAGCGATGCGGGCGGGTGA
- a CDS encoding MerR family transcriptional regulator: MEKSPDAFRTISEVAEDLDLPQHVLRFWETRFTQIKPLKRAGGRRYYRPSDIDLLQGIRRLLYAEGYTIKGVQRILKSEGVRAVEAIGRGEVTLEARPADAPEAAEPDVDAQARARRGDNAAATDTGFDDDATDAAIPIEMGTRATGRRAALDRGQLRAALDELRECRRVLDNLMLPGDSES; this comes from the coding sequence ATGGAAAAGAGTCCGGACGCTTTTCGTACCATCAGCGAAGTGGCTGAGGATCTCGACCTGCCGCAGCACGTGTTGCGTTTCTGGGAAACCCGGTTCACGCAGATCAAGCCGCTCAAGCGGGCCGGCGGGCGGCGCTATTATCGCCCGAGCGATATCGATTTGCTCCAGGGCATCCGCCGCCTGCTCTATGCCGAAGGCTATACGATCAAGGGCGTTCAGCGCATTCTCAAGAGCGAGGGCGTGCGTGCCGTCGAGGCGATCGGGCGCGGCGAGGTCACGCTGGAAGCACGGCCTGCCGATGCGCCCGAAGCCGCAGAGCCTGATGTCGATGCGCAGGCGCGGGCACGGCGCGGCGATAATGCTGCTGCGACCGATACCGGCTTCGACGACGACGCGACTGATGCGGCAATCCCCATTGAAATGGGCACCCGCGCCACGGGCCGGCGGGCCGCGCTCGATCGCGGGCAATTGCGCGCCGCGCTCGACGAATTGCGTGAATGCCGGCGGGTTCTCGACAATCTGATGCTTCCCGGTGATTCCGAGAGCTGA